A region from the Variovorax sp. V93 genome encodes:
- a CDS encoding sulfite exporter TauE/SafE family protein, whose translation MTSLLDPLLIAELAALGLGTGFLAGLLGIGGGMLMVPFITIIMGHRGVASDLAVKMAIATSMATIIFTSVSSVRAHHKRGAVRWDIVRRLAPGIVIGSLLGSLGVFALLKGTVLAIVFALFVGFSATQMFLDRKPKPTRQMPGTAGQLSAGGAIGFISGLVGAGGGFVSVPFMTWCNISIHNAVATSAALGFPIAVANVLGYVVSGQSVQGLPAGSFGYIWLPALAVIAVCSVLTAPLGAKAAHNLPVKKLKRVFASILYLLAAYMLWKGLQG comes from the coding sequence GTGACTTCCCTGCTCGACCCCCTCCTGATCGCCGAACTGGCCGCACTCGGCCTGGGCACCGGTTTCCTGGCGGGCCTGCTGGGCATCGGCGGCGGGATGCTCATGGTGCCGTTCATCACGATCATCATGGGGCACCGCGGGGTGGCCTCCGATCTCGCGGTGAAGATGGCGATCGCCACCTCGATGGCCACGATCATCTTCACCTCGGTGTCCAGCGTGCGCGCACACCACAAGCGCGGCGCGGTGCGCTGGGACATCGTGCGGCGCCTGGCGCCCGGCATCGTCATCGGCAGCCTGCTGGGCAGCCTGGGCGTGTTCGCGCTGCTCAAGGGCACGGTGCTGGCCATCGTCTTTGCGCTGTTCGTGGGCTTCTCGGCCACGCAGATGTTCCTCGACCGCAAGCCCAAGCCCACGCGCCAGATGCCGGGCACCGCGGGGCAGCTGTCGGCGGGCGGCGCCATCGGCTTCATCTCGGGCCTGGTCGGCGCGGGCGGGGGCTTCGTCAGCGTGCCGTTCATGACCTGGTGCAACATCTCCATCCACAACGCCGTGGCGACCAGCGCCGCGCTCGGCTTTCCGATTGCGGTGGCCAACGTGCTGGGCTACGTGGTGAGCGGACAGTCGGTGCAAGGCCTTCCGGCCGGCTCGTTCGGCTACATCTGGCTGCCCGCGCTCGCGGTCATTGCGGTGTGCAGCGTGCTCACCGCGCCGCTGGGTGCGAAGGCAGCGCACAACCTGCCGGTGAAGAAGCTCAAGCGCGTGTTCGCGAGCATCCTGTACCTGCTGGCGGCCTACATGCTCTGGAAGGGCCTGCAGGGCTGA
- a CDS encoding TonB-dependent receptor, whose translation MTSCGFLSLGRSPARRRLACLPLALASAFGGMALLQLPAVAHAQQDAPALGETVVTANRTPQPLSDLVGDVSVVDRQTIERSGAVGVADVLARLPGIEITRNGSVGNTTSLFIRGAETRFTAVYIDGVRVDSQSTGGAGWESIPLSQIDRIEVLRGPAAAVYGSDAVGGVIQLFTKRGEEGVAPYAGIGFGSHGLRKAEAGVSGKSGAFDYSLGAAHEESRGFNVLPMDKRTPSKDGFTSPDRDGYRSNAGNLRLGYQLTPNQRLEATLLYSDMEAGYDPPVSFRTKPPILFRNDISNNTLRTAGLSWSGKWNDIYSTRVQVTDSQSVYKTQPSFYRTETNLRGYLFQNEFRFGPHLVTATLERREDALENAPTTSSGLFSSKRSQDAVSLGYGFVQGAHSLQLHVRHDDDSEFGGKATGSAAYGYAITPRLRATVSAGTAFRAPTLYQRFSEYGVASLKPESSRNVELGLQYTDGGTHAGIVVYQNRVENLIVFDGSATNCRSSFGCYASTARARYQGVTLSGGHRIGDVTLRASLDFQDPRDLDTDHLLARRARRHGTLGADWRVAGWTLGAELQSSSKRFDDAANTRTLGGYTVLNLVASTQITRDIGLVARVDNVGDKDYTLARGYATDGRNAYIGLKWTPQ comes from the coding sequence ATGACTTCCTGTGGTTTTCTTTCCCTCGGCCGTTCGCCTGCGCGCCGCCGCCTTGCCTGCCTGCCGCTCGCGCTGGCCTCCGCCTTCGGCGGCATGGCGCTGCTTCAACTGCCGGCCGTCGCGCATGCCCAGCAGGATGCGCCGGCACTCGGCGAAACCGTGGTCACGGCCAACCGCACGCCGCAGCCGCTGTCGGACCTGGTGGGCGACGTGTCCGTGGTCGACCGCCAGACCATCGAGCGCAGCGGCGCGGTCGGCGTGGCCGACGTGCTGGCGCGCCTGCCGGGCATCGAGATCACGCGCAACGGCAGCGTGGGCAACACCACCAGCCTGTTCATCCGCGGCGCCGAGACGCGCTTCACGGCCGTCTACATCGACGGCGTGCGCGTCGATTCGCAATCGACCGGCGGTGCCGGCTGGGAAAGCATTCCGCTCTCGCAGATCGACCGCATCGAAGTGCTGCGCGGTCCGGCCGCCGCGGTGTACGGCTCCGATGCCGTGGGCGGCGTGATCCAGCTCTTCACGAAGCGCGGCGAAGAGGGCGTGGCGCCCTACGCGGGCATCGGCTTCGGCAGCCATGGCTTGCGCAAGGCGGAGGCGGGCGTGAGCGGGAAATCGGGTGCCTTCGACTACTCGCTGGGCGCGGCCCACGAGGAAAGCCGGGGCTTCAACGTGCTGCCGATGGACAAGCGCACGCCCTCGAAGGACGGCTTCACCAGCCCCGACCGCGATGGCTACCGCAGCAATGCCGGCAACTTGCGCCTGGGCTACCAGCTCACGCCGAACCAGCGGCTGGAAGCCACGCTGCTGTACAGCGACATGGAAGCCGGCTACGACCCGCCGGTGAGCTTCAGGACCAAGCCGCCGATCCTCTTCAGGAACGACATCTCGAACAACACGCTGCGCACGGCCGGGCTGTCGTGGTCGGGCAAGTGGAACGACATCTACAGCACGCGCGTGCAGGTCACCGATTCGCAGTCGGTCTACAAGACCCAGCCATCGTTCTACCGCACCGAGACGAACCTGCGCGGCTACCTGTTCCAGAACGAGTTCCGCTTCGGCCCGCACCTGGTGACGGCCACGCTCGAGCGCCGCGAAGACGCGCTCGAGAATGCACCCACCACCAGCAGCGGCCTGTTCTCGAGCAAGCGCTCGCAGGATGCGGTCTCGCTCGGCTATGGCTTCGTGCAGGGCGCGCATTCGCTCCAGCTGCATGTGCGCCACGACGACGACAGCGAATTCGGCGGCAAGGCCACCGGCAGCGCCGCCTACGGCTACGCGATCACGCCGCGCCTGCGCGCCACCGTCTCGGCCGGCACGGCGTTCCGCGCACCCACGCTGTACCAGCGCTTCAGCGAATACGGCGTGGCCAGCCTCAAGCCAGAGTCGAGCCGCAACGTGGAACTGGGCCTGCAGTACACCGACGGCGGCACGCATGCGGGCATCGTCGTCTACCAGAACCGCGTCGAGAACCTGATCGTGTTCGACGGCTCGGCCACCAACTGCCGCTCCAGCTTCGGCTGCTATGCCAGCACGGCGCGGGCCCGCTACCAGGGCGTGACGCTGTCGGGCGGCCACCGCATCGGCGACGTGACATTGCGCGCATCGCTCGACTTCCAGGACCCGCGCGACCTGGACACCGACCACCTGCTGGCGCGCCGCGCGCGCCGCCACGGCACGCTCGGCGCCGACTGGCGCGTTGCCGGCTGGACGCTGGGCGCCGAACTGCAATCGTCGAGCAAGCGCTTCGACGACGCGGCCAACACGCGCACGCTGGGCGGCTACACCGTGCTGAACCTGGTGGCCAGCACGCAGATCACGCGCGACATCGGCCTGGTGGCCCGCGTCGACAATGTGGGCGACAAGGACTACACGCTTGCACGCGGCTACGCCACCGACGGCCGCAACGCTTACATCGGCCTGAAGTGGACACCGCAATAA
- a CDS encoding cell division protein ZapA, protein MKQIEVQIMGQSYLLGCPDGGEAQLREAVERVDAAMCKIRDAGKVKARDRIAVLASLNLAFDLAAQQAAAAAAPLPVAAASSAPSADGGDADAKAAQLIQKLDQALAGDDHLL, encoded by the coding sequence ATGAAGCAGATTGAAGTTCAGATCATGGGCCAGAGCTATCTGCTCGGCTGCCCCGACGGCGGCGAGGCGCAGCTGCGCGAAGCCGTCGAGCGCGTGGACGCGGCCATGTGCAAGATCCGCGATGCCGGCAAGGTGAAGGCGCGCGACCGCATCGCGGTGCTCGCCTCGCTGAACCTGGCTTTCGACCTGGCGGCCCAGCAAGCGGCCGCCGCGGCCGCGCCGCTTCCCGTGGCTGCGGCGTCCTCGGCCCCCTCGGCAGATGGCGGGGACGCCGACGCCAAGGCCGCCCAGCTCATTCAGAAACTCGATCAAGCCCTCGCGGGCGATGACCATTTACTCTGA
- a CDS encoding universal stress protein gives MKILIAVDGSAYTQKALNYLLANRAMFVDGHELVIVHVCTGISGHVARHLSKEVIADYYAEENAKVLDPVAALLAQNSVSNYTIDKRHGHAAEEILKSAATAHAQLIVLGTHGHGIIGRALMGSVATKVISETDTSVLLVQ, from the coding sequence ATGAAAATCCTCATTGCTGTCGACGGCAGCGCCTATACGCAGAAGGCGCTCAATTACCTGCTGGCCAACCGCGCGATGTTCGTGGATGGCCATGAGCTGGTCATCGTGCATGTCTGCACCGGTATCTCGGGCCATGTGGCGCGCCACCTCAGCAAGGAGGTGATCGCCGATTACTACGCCGAGGAAAACGCCAAGGTGCTCGACCCCGTGGCGGCCTTGCTTGCGCAGAACAGCGTGAGCAACTACACGATCGACAAGCGCCATGGCCATGCGGCCGAGGAAATCCTCAAGTCGGCGGCGACTGCGCATGCGCAGCTGATCGTGCTCGGCACCCATGGCCACGGCATCATCGGCCGCGCGCTGATGGGCTCGGTGGCCACCAAGGTGATCTCCGAGACCGACACCTCGGTGCTGCTGGTGCAGTAG